Genomic DNA from Oligoflexia bacterium:
TTTGATCATTCAAAATATGCTCAATCTTCAAAATTAAAAAAAGTAACTCCATGGAAAGTTGCACCTTCTTTACTTGAAAAATACCTTAAACCTTTAGTCGTACTAGCACTCTATATTTTAACCGGCTTGTTTATTTATCAAAAAAAACCGGCTTTAAAAGCAGCTTTTACTTCACCCCCAGCTTATATTCAATCAACCAGTAAAGCTATCAGTGCATTTTTAACCGAAAAAAACATAAAAAGTAGTTCTATACTATCTTTAAGCAGCTCATTACCAAGTAACACTAACAATGCTCCCACTGTATTTTTTAATAAGCCCATCGCTGACACCATTAATACTTTAAGGGCACAAACCATTTTAGCCTTAAGTCAGCAACTTGAAGCCGTTGCTCAAAAACCAGAGAACTACTTTAAAAAAAGTGATGTTTATGAATTCACTTCATCAGGTTACACTGTAGGTATGCTTTTTTCAAAAGAAACCCAAAGCCTCAATATTATAAGCCTAAAAAAAAATGACCCTTAAACACACTCTAGTCCTTGAGATTCAGTACATTTCAGTTCAATAATAAAAACTGCTTAAATGCTACTTTGGTGTTGTTGGTACCAACGTTGCCATTGATATGCACAATCACTTTGTTCTTTTATCGTTTGTTCAAGTTTCAAAGAATTGTTTTGTACCAAGCTTTTTAAAGCATTGCATACCTGAATTTTAAATTCAGATTCAATATTACTGCGCTTGATGAGTTTGGCTAAAGTATGAATGGATTGCCTATCATTGTAACGAACAATTATCTCCAACATACTTTGCAGTATACCCATTAGATCTTGTTGATTTTGCAAGCGATTTTTATCATCAAACATTGCCTTTTCAACGGCTTGTAAGACTTGTTGATTGGGTTGAATAGAAAGTGCATTAATAGCTGCTTTTCTCACAACCAATGAATCATCTTTTAAACATTGAATGAGCTGCTCTTGATATTTTTCCAGATTATCTTGTACAGCTAAAGCTTTAATACTGGCTAAACGGATTAAAAACAGCGGATCTTGTAAACCTTGAACTATTTTTTGCTCTGCACTGGGCATCATATATTCTGCCATATACATCACACTCAGCCACCGCCATTTCCATGGATAGGCTGGTGATTCCCAAACCCTCAGTAAAGATTGTTTATCTTGAGTAGACAAAGAATTGAGCTGTACAAATTGCTCAGAAAAATCTTTTTTATTTTCAGCCTCAACAAAAATTTTTTTTACACTCTGACTTAAAACTTGTCCGTCATTGGCGTAGGTTTGAGCTTGGTGGTAGAAAGGTATAAGGAAGAACAAAAACAAAGCTTGCATCCACACTAAATCTCTTCTAATAGTACTAAACATGAAAAAACTTCTCCTAGCTTCACCTCGTGGTTTCTGTGCTGGCGTCGTCCGGGCAGTTGATATTGTTGACCTTGCCTTAAAGCATTATGGCACGCCTTTGTATGTAAGAAAAGAAATTGTTCACAATCAATCTGTTGTTCAATCTTTTAAAGACCAAGGTGTTGTTTTTATTGAGGAATTATCTGAAGCACCCAAAAACAGCCGGGTTATTTTCAGTGCACATGGTGTTTCTCCACAGGTTAGGGAGGAAGCAAGAGGCAAAGGACTCAAAATTATTGATGCCACTTGTCCACTTGTGACCAAAGTTCATTCTGAAGTCCATAAATACAAAAAATTGGGTTATTCTATTGTTCTTATTGGCCACAAAGAGCATGAAGAAGTAGAAGGTACCTTTGGTGAAGCCCCTGATATCATTCAGATTGTTGGTCATTTGGCCGATATAGACCGTTTAAAAAATATTAACCCTGAAAAAGTGGTTGCTTTAACCCAGACCACGTTAAGTGTAGATGAAGCCAATTTTTTAATTGATGCATTAAAAGTAAAATATCCAAAGCTCACCACTCCCCCAAAAGGTGATATCTGTTATGCTACTCAAAATAGACAAGATGCTGTACGTGCTTTGGTCAAAGCAGGTATTGATTTACTCTTGGTCATTGGTTCACAAAACAGCTCTAATTCAAAAAGGTTGGCCGAACTTGCAACCAGTCTTGGTGTTTCAGGATACTTAGTTGATTCCGCCAATGAAATAGAAAGCTCTTGGTTAGATAACAAAAAGACCATAGGCTTAACTGCAGGAGCTTCTGCCCCAGAGTATTTGGTTCAACAAGTGGTTGAGAAACTTAAACCTTTAGGCTTTGAGGAAGAAGATTTTAGTTTTGTTAAAGAAGATGTATTGTTTCAGTTGCCCAAAGAGTTACAAAACCTTCAAGAAAATCAAAGTACCGCGTTACCCACACATCGTTAACGACCTCGATAAAAACTGGATATGCAACAACTATTATCTCTTTCACCTCACTGAGTATAAAAAATAGCATATGTAAACTTATCTCGCTTTTTACTATTAGGTATATTGATAAAAACTAACTTTCTTGTTTACCAAAAAAAATCTTTTTGTTAATTCAATCTTATATGAAACATATTTTTGCACTTGCTCTTTTATTTTCTTCAGCCTTACTTGCTAAATCATCAGGTTTCGCTAACTTTAACCTTTACCCTTATGACACAAGAGACCTGAGTGTTTACACTTTAGAGTTGGGCATTAATATTTCATCAAAACTAAAATATTTTTCATTTACAAACTTTGAGTCCCAATTTGGAATAGACAATGAGGATATTGCCACATTTTACAGTGAACAAAACGTATATTGGGCAATGTTCAATAACACACCATTACATTTCGTTGGTCAATGGGCAATCGCTGGAGGGAGCCAAAACGATACATTACGTGCAGGAGCAGGTTGGAATATTTCGCAAACAAAGTTTTTAAAAGATTTCTTTAAAACCATCCATTTAAGCTACACTCTTAACTGGTACCCATTACAACTAGATAGCCTCCCAGGCTATAGGTGGCAAATAGAACATTACTACTATTGGTTGCTTTTCCCTAAACAACTTAGCAAACGTATGTACTTATCTGGATTTTTTGATCACAATTTCAGTGACAACTCCACCATCACTGTAACCGAACACCAGCTGGGCATTAATTTTTATAAACAACTGTATGTTGTTGCTGAATATAGGTACAATGGTTTCCTAGCTGATAAAAATGGTCTAGGTCTAGGTATAGAGTTTAAAACAAGTTTTTAAAGCTTATTCATTGACTTTTTCGCATTCGTAATAATATTTTGATATGTAGATATTGGTATTGGAATCTCTAAATACTCCCCTAACAGCCGTAAAATACTTGCTTGTTTTTCTGATACCTTCTCATCATAACTGATAGTTTTATAACTTGCCGCTAATAGCTTTTGACGCTCATAAAATGCAAGTTTTTTTAAACTTTCTAAGGCTAGTAACAAAATATCATGCCTAAATTCATGTTTTTCAAATAACTTATACTGCCCATGATGATAGAAAAACTTCATTCCTGACAAAAATGCACTTTCTTGATCTTTAATGTTTTTACTTTGACCTGCATAGCTTAAGCTAGATAAAACTATAACCACAGCCTTATCTATTTTTAATTTAATGCTTTTAGATCTTTCTCTAGGTAAACAATTCAATTTAAAAATTTGATAGGCAACACACTCAAACAAAGATACTTTAGCATCATGATCAATAATTTTTTTTATTACATCATTAATCTCAAATAAATAGTCATGTCTTTGCTTCTTAAGCAATGGTAGCCACAAATCCTGCATACCAATTTTTTCATTGTAACTATGCTTACTAAAAAAATCATTGGCTTTGATAAAAATTTTAAATTCATCTTCTAAGAGATGATGATTTAAAAATTCTTTTTGCTGATCTAGCATTGTTTTGTTCTTTGAACTGTAAATTGCACAAAGCTTAGCTTTTAAATGTTCAGAAGACTTTAACCAATGATATCCATCTAAATTTAAGTCATTTAAAAAATGGGCCGCGTACAAGGTATCAATGGGAGAAATCATGCCTCCAAGCATAATAGATGGTTTATCTTGTAGCCATTGTGATTCAACCCCCGGAGTTACTTCTTTTTTTCTGGTTTGTGGAAAAACACCATCAAATGCTTTTTCATACACTCTAATCCTACTTTCCAAACTTGGGTGAGAAGCTAAAATTGAAGGAGCAAAGCTATGATTTAAATGAAGATCAGAAAATAACATGTGGCTCACCCTTTCAATATTAGAGTTAAATAATTGAGAGCCCCACCGATCTCCACCAATTTTTTTAAGTGCTCCTGTTAATGCACTTGGGTTACGAGTAAACTGAACGGATAAGGCATCCGCAAGATATTCTCTTTGCCTAGACAATGCTGCTTTAATAATTTTAGAAAACAATTGCCCTAAACTGCCTATCAACATAAGAACCAAGCCTAAAAAAATTTGATACAACCCGCCTTTAACTCTAACTGCTCTTTTACCTGGAGAGAGTAAAAATTTTCCAAAAAGATAAATAGAATTGATGCTATTTAAAGAGGCCAACATCAACATATTCATTTTAGTATCCCCTGACAAAATATGTCCAAACTCATGAGCTATCACTGCTTGTATTTCATCTCGATTCAAATGATCTAAACACCCTTGTGTGATTGCAATAGCACTATCGTGAATACTGTAACCACTGGCCATAGCGTTCATTCCCGTTTCATTTTCAAAAATATAAATATTTGGACATGGAACACCAGAAGCAATTGCCATTTCTTCAACACAATTTTTTAAAATTGATTGCTTGTTTGAAAGTTTTTTACCTAAAACGGGTTTAGCCCCTAAATATTGCATAATTGTATTTGCATTGGCTGCTGGACCCAAACGCATTTTTAAAAATGATATTATTAACGTAATTAAAAAAACTGTACTGACAAGAAAATACCTTTGTGCTCTACTTTCAATAGAGGCTTTTAATACAAGATCTGAACATAAGCATAAAGCTAAATTAATGACTAATACAGCAGATATAAATAAAAAAATATAAAGCTGTGATGCTTGTTTTCTTTTTATTTGTTGATTAAAAAAATCCAAAATTAAAATTTAACTTTTGGTGTACTGCGCTCTTGCTCTGCAATTTTAAGTTGCGCAACGGGTGTAAAAGAAAATAAACCTGCAACCATATTATTTGGAAAAATCTCTCTTGCAGTATTATAAGTCATCACTGAATCATTATAAGACTGTCGAGAAAAGGAAATCTTGTTTTCTGTACTTTTAAGTTCTTCAGATAACTGAGCCATTGTTTCATTGGCTTTTAAATCTGGATAGTTTTCCATAACTGCAAATAACTTGCCTAAACCTGAACTTAACGCATTTTCTGCATTGGCTAAATTTTCCAGCAACCCAGTATCACCCAAATTATTCTTTAATTGATTAACAATACCTGAAGCTTGCTGTCTTGCTTGAATGACCGCAGTTAAAGTCTCTTTTTCATGCTCCATGTATTTTTTACTGACTTCAACTAAATTTGGGATAAGATCATGCCTTCTTTTTAACTGTACATCAATCTGTGAAAATGCATTCTTGTACCTGTTTTTTAACCGAACCAAGCGATTGTAGATGCCTAAAAAAATACTTATACATAACAACAATAAACCTAATAGAATATATATCATAGAATAAATTCTACTTTAATTTATAAAAATGTCCACTTCAGAACACAATGTTGATTTAGATATTAATACTATTAGAGCTAAACTTTAGAAAGTGCATATTGAAGATCGTTTTGTAGATCTTCAATATCTTCTATACCCACAGATATACGTATAAAGGCATCCGTTATACCTAAAGCTTTTCTTTTTTCAGCAGGAAGACTGGCGTGTGTCATGATTGCTGGATGTTCAATCAGTGACTCTACTCCTCCTAAACTTTCCGCTAAAATAAAAAGCTTTAAATGGCTCAAAAAAGCTTTGGTTTGGTTTAAATTCATATCAAGATAAACACTTAGCATCCCGCCAGCATACCCTTGCATCTGTTCACGGACTAAGCCATGATTGGGGTGATCCTCTATCCCTGGGTAAATAACTTGATTAACTTTACTGTGGTTTTTTAAAAAATTGCTTATCTTGCTTGCATTTTCACAATGTCTTTGCATTCTTAAAGCTAAAGTTTTCACACCCCTCAATGACAACCATGTATCAAACGCCGATGGCACTGCCCCAATTGAGTTTTGTAAAAACTTAATTTTTCCAAACCAATTAGCATCATTACACATAATTGCGCCACCCACTACATCAGAGTGCCCACCTATATATTTTGTTGTTGAGTGAACGACCATATCTGCTCCTAGATTCAATGGGTTTTGAATGAAGGGACTGGCAAAAGTATTATCTACAACCAATTTAACATCATGAGTTTTACACAAATTGCTTAATTTTTTGATATCAATGAGTTTTAACATGGGGTTACTGGGAGTTTCTATCCAACTTACATCCACTTTATTTTTATTAAAAAACTCTTCTACTTCATTCAAGTTAGAAAAATCTAAGTAGCTAAACTTTAAGCCATGTTTGGTAAACACTTTATCAAACAGCCTAAACGTTCCACCATAGACATCGTCACTACAGACAATATTTACATTTTTTTCTAAACTTTCAACAATACAATGAATGGCTGCCATCCCAGAAGCAAAGCTAGCACAATAGTTTGCGTTCTCTAAGGAAGCCAAACATTGTTCATAAGCATGTCTTGTTGGATTATCTGTACGTGAGTACTCATACCCCATATGCTCACCCGGAGATTTTTGTGCATAGGTACTGGTTTGATACAATGGAACAATAACCGAACCCGTTTTTTCATCTGGCTCTTGTCCAACATGAATAGCTTTACTTGCAAAATTAAGTTTTGTTTTATCCATATTATAAATAACCGTTTTCTTTTAACCAATCATTATCATAAAATTTACTGATATAACGTGAACCACTGTCTGGTAAAATCATCAAAATTCTTTTTTTACCTTCGGTTTTTTCTGCAACTTTAAGCCCACCAGCAATAGCTCCACCGCATGATCCTCCAGCAAAAATACCTTCTTTAGCAGCCAATTCTCTTGCCATATCAAAACATTCTTTATCTGACACTTGAATCACGTCATCAATTAAATCAAAATCTATAGTACCTGGCATAAAGTCTTCACCAAAACCTTCAACTTTATAACTGGTAACAATTTTGGGTATCTCACCTGTTTGAAAATAATCATAATATAT
This window encodes:
- the ispH gene encoding 4-hydroxy-3-methylbut-2-enyl diphosphate reductase, which translates into the protein MKKLLLASPRGFCAGVVRAVDIVDLALKHYGTPLYVRKEIVHNQSVVQSFKDQGVVFIEELSEAPKNSRVIFSAHGVSPQVREEARGKGLKIIDATCPLVTKVHSEVHKYKKLGYSIVLIGHKEHEEVEGTFGEAPDIIQIVGHLADIDRLKNINPEKVVALTQTTLSVDEANFLIDALKVKYPKLTTPPKGDICYATQNRQDAVRALVKAGIDLLLVIGSQNSSNSKRLAELATSLGVSGYLVDSANEIESSWLDNKKTIGLTAGASAPEYLVQQVVEKLKPLGFEEEDFSFVKEDVLFQLPKELQNLQENQSTALPTHR
- a CDS encoding HEAT repeat domain-containing protein gives rise to the protein MFSTIRRDLVWMQALFLFFLIPFYHQAQTYANDGQVLSQSVKKIFVEAENKKDFSEQFVQLNSLSTQDKQSLLRVWESPAYPWKWRWLSVMYMAEYMMPSAEQKIVQGLQDPLFLIRLASIKALAVQDNLEKYQEQLIQCLKDDSLVVRKAAINALSIQPNQQVLQAVEKAMFDDKNRLQNQQDLMGILQSMLEIIVRYNDRQSIHTLAKLIKRSNIESEFKIQVCNALKSLVQNNSLKLEQTIKEQSDCAYQWQRWYQQHQSSI
- a CDS encoding M48 family metalloprotease — encoded protein: MDFFNQQIKRKQASQLYIFLFISAVLVINLALCLCSDLVLKASIESRAQRYFLVSTVFLITLIISFLKMRLGPAANANTIMQYLGAKPVLGKKLSNKQSILKNCVEEMAIASGVPCPNIYIFENETGMNAMASGYSIHDSAIAITQGCLDHLNRDEIQAVIAHEFGHILSGDTKMNMLMLASLNSINSIYLFGKFLLSPGKRAVRVKGGLYQIFLGLVLMLIGSLGQLFSKIIKAALSRQREYLADALSVQFTRNPSALTGALKKIGGDRWGSQLFNSNIERVSHMLFSDLHLNHSFAPSILASHPSLESRIRVYEKAFDGVFPQTRKKEVTPGVESQWLQDKPSIMLGGMISPIDTLYAAHFLNDLNLDGYHWLKSSEHLKAKLCAIYSSKNKTMLDQQKEFLNHHLLEDEFKIFIKANDFFSKHSYNEKIGMQDLWLPLLKKQRHDYLFEINDVIKKIIDHDAKVSLFECVAYQIFKLNCLPRERSKSIKLKIDKAVVIVLSSLSYAGQSKNIKDQESAFLSGMKFFYHHGQYKLFEKHEFRHDILLLALESLKKLAFYERQKLLAASYKTISYDEKVSEKQASILRLLGEYLEIPIPISTYQNIITNAKKSMNKL
- a CDS encoding LemA family protein, whose translation is MIYILLGLLLLCISIFLGIYNRLVRLKNRYKNAFSQIDVQLKRRHDLIPNLVEVSKKYMEHEKETLTAVIQARQQASGIVNQLKNNLGDTGLLENLANAENALSSGLGKLFAVMENYPDLKANETMAQLSEELKSTENKISFSRQSYNDSVMTYNTAREIFPNNMVAGLFSFTPVAQLKIAEQERSTPKVKF
- a CDS encoding PLP-dependent aspartate aminotransferase family protein — its product is MDKTKLNFASKAIHVGQEPDEKTGSVIVPLYQTSTYAQKSPGEHMGYEYSRTDNPTRHAYEQCLASLENANYCASFASGMAAIHCIVESLEKNVNIVCSDDVYGGTFRLFDKVFTKHGLKFSYLDFSNLNEVEEFFNKNKVDVSWIETPSNPMLKLIDIKKLSNLCKTHDVKLVVDNTFASPFIQNPLNLGADMVVHSTTKYIGGHSDVVGGAIMCNDANWFGKIKFLQNSIGAVPSAFDTWLSLRGVKTLALRMQRHCENASKISNFLKNHSKVNQVIYPGIEDHPNHGLVREQMQGYAGGMLSVYLDMNLNQTKAFLSHLKLFILAESLGGVESLIEHPAIMTHASLPAEKRKALGITDAFIRISVGIEDIEDLQNDLQYALSKV